The Spartinivicinus poritis DNA segment ACATTACCAATTTTGGAAAGGTAATAGGCTTTTGGCCATGGTAAAAAAACAAAATCAACTTGATAGCCAACTTCTGCAAATGCTTCTGTTATGATTTTTGGCATTAAACCATAATGTTTAAAGGCTGCAGAGTTGTAAGGAGGGTATTCTCCTGTCGATAGTGTAATTGGCTCTGCCGCAAACAAGCCAATGGTTTTGACTAATAGCAGTATATAAAGAGCTAGCTTAGGAAATTTCATTCAACAACCTGCCAGAAACCAATCAGCTAATGAGTACATTATAGGGCACTAATAATTGTTTACAGTCTCTGGCCTTCTGAAAGCTTCCCTAAGAGTTACAAAACTATATTTTATTTTACTTCAAAGCCATAACAATAGGGGTCATCTGCATCTACCCAAATGGTATTATGACCATACACTTTTGCCCACCCTTGGATACTAGGCAAAATAGCAGGGTAACTGCCTACTTCAGTGATTGCTTCTACTCGTCCTTCAAATAAGCTCCCGATAATACTTTCGTGAATAAATTGATCCCCTGCCATTAATTTACTTTTTGCTACCCATTGAGCCATTCGAGCACTGGTACCCGTACCACAAGGGGAGCGATCAATGGCCCGATCACCATAAAATACAGCGTTACGCGCTGTCGCATTGGGTTGAGTAGGTGTACCTGTCCATAATACATGGCTAACACCTTTTACTGTACTGTCCAATGGGTGAATACAGTCAACCACTTCATTGAGCTTTTGTCGTATAACTGGACTATATAAAAGCAGCTTATCGACAGTAATCGATGACAGCCCGTTATAATTAGGTTGAGGGTCAATAATCGCATAGTAATTACCCCCATAAGCAATATCGATTATTAACTCGCCTAACTCAGGACAGTTGATGACTACTTCTGAATGCGCAAGGTAAGCAGGCACATTGAAAATTCGGACGGCAGTGATTTTATTATTTGTTTGCTGATATTCAACACGCACCTGTCCTGCAGGGACATCTAACATTAACTGGCCTGGGGTTTTGGGCTGAATAATGCCATGCTCCAGTGCGGCAGTCACGGTACCGATGGTTCCATGTCCACACATAGGTAAACAGCCGCTGGTCTCCACAAATAAAATGGCGGCATCAGCTGCCTCACTGCAAGGGGGATATACGATGGCACCTGACATCATGGAATGGCCTCGAGGCTCAAACATAAGCGCCTGACGAATCCAGTCATGATGCTGCAAAAAATCCTGGCGTTTTTCGCTCATGGTATTGCCCTTTAATGTTGGGGCTCCACTTGCAATTAACCGAACAGGATTGCCACAGGTGTGGGCATCGACACAAAAGAAAGTTCCTTTTCGCATAGCATTTTATCGTTTGTTTTATTAGTTTGCTTTGGCAGTTGTATTCAATTTTTAACTTTAGGGTACCTTTAATAGACAGGTCGTGTACAGTGTATACGATATAACATGGAAGGTAAGGATTAATCAAATGGAACAGCAGACAACAATTGATGTAGCTGTGGTTGGTGCAGGTATTGTGGGAATTTGCTGTGCCTGTTACTTAAGGCAAGCAGGGCTAAAGGTCTTATTGTTAGATCGCCTGCCACCTGCTGAAGGAGCATCAAAAGGGAATGCCGGCCACTTTGCCACAGAGCAGGTGTTACCCTTGGCTTCTCCCCATATTTTGACCAAAATCCCTGCCATGTTATTTAATCCATTAGGGCCTGTGGCTATTCAGTGGCAATATTTACCACAGATTTTTCCCTGGTTGTTACGATTTATCTGGCAAGCCCGTGCGTATTGCTTTAAGCAAAATATATTTGCATTACAAGCCTTAAATGAGCAAGCATTAACGAGTTACCAAACATTATTAAAAGCAGCGGGTATTGAGCACCTGGTAAAAACCAATGGCTCAATGGTCGTATTTGAGTCACCAACTCGTTTTAAAGCCAGTCAGTTACAATTTGAACTGATGGCTGACCACGGTGTGTCTATCAATTACCTAAATGGAGAACAGGTAAGAGAGCAAGAACCCAACCTTAGCAGACAAGTGACAGCAGGCGTGTTATTTCCTGATACAGGGCACACGATTAACCCTTATCGTTTAGCGATGGCTTTATACGACTACTATCGGGGAATAGGGGGGGATTTTCAGTGTGCTAATGTCACAGGGTTATACAAAAATGGAGATGGTTGTGTCATTAAGGTACAAGCCACTCATCAGCCAGCTAATCATGAAGTTAACAGTCAGTATAAAGTACCAAGACTAGTATTAACGACAGGAGCTTGGTCTAAACAGTGGGTACAACAATTGACGGGAATTAAGGTGCCATTAGATACTGAGCGTGGCTATCACTTAATGGTACCAAGTGCAGGTCATATGTTAAATATGGCAGTCTCTTCTGGTGAGCGAAAATTTATTATGACACCGATGGAAGAAGGCTTACGTTTAGCTGGAACAGTTGAGTTTGCTGGATTACAAAGGCCTGCGAATATGAAGCGGGCGGATATTTTATTTCATCATGCCAAAGCACTATTGCCGGAGTTACCCAATCAACAAGGGGAACGCTGGATGGGCTTTAGACCTTCATTACCCGATTCATTACCGGTGATTGACCAAGATGGGCCCGTTTATTTTGCATTTGGCCACCAACACTTGGGTTTAACCTTGGCAGCGATAACCGGTCAGTTAATTCAGGAAATGATTCAACGTGCAAAACCAAGTGTGAATTTAACCCCTTACCGGGTTACACGATTTGGTTGATTTTGTCATTTATTTGTGATTAAAAATTCATCATAAAGACATTATAAAGCTTGTAAAGCATCATGGATATTAAATTTAGAATAATTCTCGATGTTATCAGTTGACTTTAAAGTAATTAGATCTAAATTAATATTTTAGAAGGAAAGATGACTTTATATTCTTAGTGTTGTATTTGTTAGGAGCTGGATTTGCTCAGTGTTATGGCTTTTGCTTAATATTATACTGTAAGGCTGCCTCACATGATCGACGAGTCGGTAAAGTTTATAGTTGGTCAGCTTAACCAAAGCCTTAAAGCTCAATATGATGTATCTGAGGATATGGTTATTATCTCTAACCTTTCGGATAAGTCAGCCGTTTTTACTAATAACCATTTAGTCGCAATGTTAGTCAACATTGAGCGTGATACTTATCCGCAGCATAGTATAGGCAATAAACATTATAATGTTTTAAATGGTAAGCGCCCTGTTTTTCTTAATCTTTATTTAATGTTCATTGCAACTCATGAAGGAGAGAAGTATATAGAAGCATTGAGATTTATTTCCAGTACGATCGAATTTTTTCAAGATAACCCTGTATTTGAGCGTTCAGCTTATGCTGAAGTACCAAGCTCAATTGAAAAAATGATATTGGATATTGAAAACTTAAATTTAAGAGAGCTTCACAATATATGGACATTGGTGACTGGCCGTTACATGCCTTCTGTATTATATCGGGTTAGAACGATACCATTTGATAATGGTATGACCAGGCCTGTGACCACTATTAAAGAAACAGATAGTCGTGTAATAAAGTAAAACTAATAAATTTAACAGTTTTTGCTGGAAACATAATATAGCCAAAGCGAATGGCTTTTAGGGGCGGCCGTCGAGCGATGAGTTCCAACCAGCATTCTTTTTATAAATTAAGGATGCTGTCGTAAGTCTTGCAGTAGCAGACTTACCCCCATGAGTTTATGTTTTTATAAATGATTGGGGTGAAGAGCGACGACAACAAACCCTAAAAATCATTCGGGAAGGGTATAAATGGCACAATATCAGCCGTTGCTAAATTTAGTGATTTGCCATGAATATTACCAGGGGGGAATTCCAAGTCAGCATATAGACTATAAAATACATGAGAGCTCAATGAGGCTAATGAAGAACTTAGGCCTGCTGAGTCATCTTGCTGACAGTGAAGTGGCATTTTTTTATGACGGAGTTGCTGAGCAACGGGAAAAAATCACAAACTACCTATCCTATTGCAAGCAAAACCACAGGGCTGAGAAAACACTTACCCTCTTAGTAAAAATAACTGATACAGCATTTTATTATTGTACTGCCATCAATGCTAGCCCAGCAGAGGGTATCTTCTACTTTGAA contains these protein-coding regions:
- a CDS encoding DUF4255 domain-containing protein; translated protein: MIDESVKFIVGQLNQSLKAQYDVSEDMVIISNLSDKSAVFTNNHLVAMLVNIERDTYPQHSIGNKHYNVLNGKRPVFLNLYLMFIATHEGEKYIEALRFISSTIEFFQDNPVFERSAYAEVPSSIEKMILDIENLNLRELHNIWTLVTGRYMPSVLYRVRTIPFDNGMTRPVTTIKETDSRVIK
- a CDS encoding NAD(P)/FAD-dependent oxidoreductase produces the protein MEQQTTIDVAVVGAGIVGICCACYLRQAGLKVLLLDRLPPAEGASKGNAGHFATEQVLPLASPHILTKIPAMLFNPLGPVAIQWQYLPQIFPWLLRFIWQARAYCFKQNIFALQALNEQALTSYQTLLKAAGIEHLVKTNGSMVVFESPTRFKASQLQFELMADHGVSINYLNGEQVREQEPNLSRQVTAGVLFPDTGHTINPYRLAMALYDYYRGIGGDFQCANVTGLYKNGDGCVIKVQATHQPANHEVNSQYKVPRLVLTTGAWSKQWVQQLTGIKVPLDTERGYHLMVPSAGHMLNMAVSSGERKFIMTPMEEGLRLAGTVEFAGLQRPANMKRADILFHHAKALLPELPNQQGERWMGFRPSLPDSLPVIDQDGPVYFAFGHQHLGLTLAAITGQLIQEMIQRAKPSVNLTPYRVTRFG
- a CDS encoding 4-hydroxyproline epimerase, whose translation is MRKGTFFCVDAHTCGNPVRLIASGAPTLKGNTMSEKRQDFLQHHDWIRQALMFEPRGHSMMSGAIVYPPCSEAADAAILFVETSGCLPMCGHGTIGTVTAALEHGIIQPKTPGQLMLDVPAGQVRVEYQQTNNKITAVRIFNVPAYLAHSEVVINCPELGELIIDIAYGGNYYAIIDPQPNYNGLSSITVDKLLLYSPVIRQKLNEVVDCIHPLDSTVKGVSHVLWTGTPTQPNATARNAVFYGDRAIDRSPCGTGTSARMAQWVAKSKLMAGDQFIHESIIGSLFEGRVEAITEVGSYPAILPSIQGWAKVYGHNTIWVDADDPYCYGFEVK